The following are from one region of the Halogeometricum sp. S3BR5-2 genome:
- a CDS encoding M28 family peptidase gives MTDWIGETFTSDFGWDLLESLVDVGDRMAGSPGEREAMELTREAFEAAGARDARIDTFDIQGWERGDSAVRVDGTTQDCIALPRSPSETATGEFVDLGYGLPEDFEDDLSGKVVMVSSTVPDHYERFIHRREKYYHAVEAGAAAFVFANHVEGCLPPTGSVGTEEAPVGEIPAVGVSKEVGARLVRRFEGAELTVEVDCETPDAESGNVHAELGPDTEEEVLVTGHLDAHDIAEGAWDNGSGTVMAAELARILADREDELDTRVRFVVFGAEEVGLVGSTHESERLGADRANVRAVVNHDGVVFGRTLKFDYHGFEELEAAAEAVGDRFDHPVSTNPELVPHSDHWPFTRWGVPGYMVSCETEGRGRGWGHTFADTLDKLEVRNLREQAILLADLVVDLSDEGTEIPHKEESEMADRLEDEDLAAGMRITGDWPY, from the coding sequence ATGACAGACTGGATCGGAGAGACGTTCACCAGCGACTTCGGGTGGGACCTCCTCGAATCGCTCGTCGACGTCGGCGACCGGATGGCCGGGTCGCCCGGCGAACGCGAGGCGATGGAACTGACGCGCGAGGCCTTCGAGGCGGCCGGCGCGCGCGACGCGCGCATCGACACCTTCGACATTCAGGGGTGGGAGCGCGGCGACAGCGCCGTCCGCGTCGACGGGACGACGCAGGACTGCATCGCCCTGCCGCGCAGTCCCTCGGAGACGGCGACGGGCGAGTTCGTCGACCTGGGTTACGGCCTGCCGGAGGACTTCGAGGACGACCTCTCGGGGAAGGTCGTGATGGTCTCCTCGACCGTCCCGGACCACTACGAGCGGTTCATCCACCGCCGCGAGAAGTACTACCACGCCGTCGAGGCGGGCGCCGCGGCGTTCGTCTTCGCCAACCACGTCGAGGGCTGTCTCCCCCCGACGGGCAGCGTCGGCACCGAGGAGGCGCCCGTCGGCGAGATACCCGCCGTCGGCGTCAGCAAGGAGGTGGGCGCCCGCCTCGTCCGGCGCTTCGAAGGCGCGGAGTTGACGGTGGAAGTGGACTGCGAGACGCCGGACGCCGAGAGCGGCAACGTCCACGCCGAACTCGGCCCCGACACCGAGGAGGAGGTGCTCGTCACCGGCCACCTCGACGCCCACGACATCGCGGAGGGGGCGTGGGACAACGGGTCCGGCACCGTGATGGCGGCCGAACTCGCGCGAATCCTCGCCGACCGGGAGGACGAACTCGACACGCGCGTCCGCTTCGTCGTCTTCGGCGCCGAGGAGGTCGGACTCGTCGGCTCCACCCACGAGTCCGAGCGGTTGGGCGCGGACAGGGCGAACGTGCGGGCCGTCGTCAACCACGACGGCGTCGTCTTCGGCCGGACGCTGAAGTTCGACTACCACGGCTTCGAGGAACTCGAAGCGGCCGCCGAGGCGGTCGGCGACCGGTTCGACCACCCGGTGTCGACGAACCCCGAACTCGTCCCGCACAGCGACCACTGGCCGTTCACCCGGTGGGGCGTGCCGGGCTACATGGTCTCCTGCGAGACGGAGGGGCGCGGCCGCGGGTGGGGGCACACGTTCGCGGACACCCTCGACAAACTGGAGGTGCGCAACCTCCGCGAGCAGGCGATTCTGCTGGCCGACCTCGTCGTCGACCTCTCCGACGAGGGGACCGAGATACCGCACAAGGAGGAGTCGGAGATGGCCGACCGACTCGAAGACGAGGACCTCGCGGCGGGGATGCGAATCACGGGCGACTGGCCGTACTGA
- a CDS encoding thiolase domain-containing protein, whose translation MNDVRIAGVGLTPFGRQPERTGRDLFAEAALAAREDAGVAREAFEGLHYGNFMGALAERQGHQGPLMAEAAGLDCPATRHESACASAGMAVRHAVQAIRAGEHDVLLAGGMERMTNLPTTEVTESLAIAADELFEVRAGMTFPGAYALMARAYFEEYGGSREDLAHIAVKNHANAVPNEFAQYRREVTVEEAMDSPPVATPLHLFDACPITDGASALVLVSDDYAEAHGLDAPVRVAGSGQGGDKMALQDREAFSRTPAATAAAEAAYDDAGIGPGDVDVAEVHDCFTIAEVLALESLGLFDHGEGISAAREGRTTRDGDLPVNLSGGLKAKGHPVGATGGAQIVEMAKLLRGDHVNSDALSDPRIGVTHNAGGTVASAVVHVLEVAE comes from the coding sequence ATGAACGACGTTCGAATCGCCGGAGTCGGTCTCACGCCGTTCGGGCGGCAACCGGAGCGGACGGGACGGGACCTGTTCGCGGAGGCCGCGTTGGCGGCCCGCGAGGACGCCGGCGTCGCCCGCGAGGCGTTCGAGGGGCTTCACTACGGGAACTTCATGGGCGCCCTCGCCGAGCGACAGGGCCACCAGGGTCCGTTGATGGCCGAGGCCGCCGGCCTCGACTGCCCCGCGACGCGCCACGAGTCGGCGTGCGCCTCGGCCGGGATGGCCGTCAGGCACGCCGTGCAGGCCATCCGCGCGGGCGAACACGACGTGCTTCTCGCGGGCGGAATGGAGCGCATGACGAACCTCCCGACGACGGAGGTGACAGAGTCGCTGGCTATCGCCGCGGACGAACTGTTCGAGGTGCGCGCCGGGATGACGTTCCCCGGCGCGTACGCCCTGATGGCCCGCGCGTACTTCGAGGAGTACGGCGGGTCGCGCGAGGACTTGGCGCACATCGCGGTGAAGAACCACGCCAACGCCGTCCCGAACGAGTTCGCGCAGTACCGCCGCGAGGTGACCGTCGAGGAGGCGATGGACAGTCCGCCCGTGGCGACGCCGCTCCACCTGTTCGACGCCTGCCCCATCACCGACGGCGCGAGCGCTCTCGTCCTCGTCAGCGACGACTACGCCGAGGCGCACGGACTCGACGCGCCCGTCCGCGTCGCCGGGAGCGGCCAGGGCGGCGACAAGATGGCGCTGCAGGACCGCGAGGCGTTCTCGCGGACGCCCGCGGCGACGGCGGCGGCCGAAGCGGCCTACGACGACGCGGGAATCGGCCCCGGCGACGTCGACGTCGCGGAGGTACACGACTGCTTCACCATCGCCGAGGTGCTGGCGCTGGAATCGCTCGGCCTGTTCGACCACGGCGAGGGCATCTCGGCCGCGCGCGAGGGGCGGACGACCCGCGACGGCGATTTGCCAGTGAATCTCTCGGGCGGTCTGAAGGCGAAGGGCCACCCCGTCGGCGCCACCGGCGGGGCGCAGATAGTCGAGATGGCGAAACTGCTCCGCGGCGACCACGTCAACAGCGACGCCCTCTCGGACCCGCGAATCGGCGTCACGCACAACGCGGGCGGCACCGTCGCCAGCGCCGTCGTCCACGTGCTGGAGGTGGCCGAATGA
- a CDS encoding Zn-ribbon domain-containing OB-fold protein produces the protein MTDQSYDEWVAALGTDDAFYLECPEGHGSLPPRRTCPHCGATELSETPLPEAGTVETYTEVHVAGPDFAGQTPYLTAIASFGAVRLTGVLRDASEGDVETGLSVSAGTAENPDTGDAVVVFRPR, from the coding sequence ATGACCGACCAGAGCTACGACGAGTGGGTCGCGGCACTGGGAACCGACGACGCGTTCTATCTCGAATGCCCCGAGGGCCACGGGTCGCTCCCGCCGCGGCGGACCTGCCCGCACTGCGGCGCGACGGAGTTGTCTGAGACGCCGCTACCGGAGGCGGGGACCGTCGAAACCTACACCGAGGTCCACGTCGCCGGCCCCGACTTCGCCGGGCAGACGCCGTACCTCACCGCGATAGCGTCGTTCGGCGCCGTGCGACTGACGGGCGTCCTGCGCGACGCGTCGGAGGGCGATGTCGAAACGGGTCTCTCCGTGAGCGCCGGGACGGCGGAGAACCCCGACACCGGCGACGCAGTGGTCGTGTTCCGGCCGCGGTAG
- a CDS encoding alpha/beta fold hydrolase translates to MKLKTVVGGVVAGVGAVAAANAVLSRRAPPLEPALSGEQHTYRWRGIDVRYAEAGDEDAPTLVLLHGVNAAASNGEFREVFDELAEDYHVVAPDLPGFGTSDRPQLRYSAALYEDFVGEFVSEYEEPAVVASSLTAAYLVGADPDVSRMILVCPTERGGPDPMQWLRELIRAPLVGEAVFNLLGSKPSIRYFNADHGYADPSRVSEEWMDYEWRTAHQPNARFAPASFISGYLNSEVDFESALTETDVPVTLVWGRESDLVPLKDGRELAEAADCKLVVFDDAKLLPHVEFPEQFLSTVREEMGVSA, encoded by the coding sequence ATGAAGCTCAAGACCGTAGTCGGCGGAGTCGTCGCCGGCGTCGGCGCCGTCGCCGCCGCGAACGCCGTCCTCTCGCGTCGCGCGCCGCCCCTCGAACCGGCCCTGTCGGGCGAACAGCACACCTACCGCTGGCGCGGCATCGACGTCCGCTACGCCGAGGCGGGCGACGAGGACGCCCCGACGCTGGTGCTCCTGCACGGCGTCAACGCCGCCGCCTCGAACGGCGAGTTCCGCGAGGTGTTCGACGAACTGGCCGAGGACTACCACGTCGTCGCCCCCGACCTGCCCGGGTTCGGCACCTCCGACCGACCGCAACTGCGCTACTCGGCGGCGCTCTACGAGGACTTCGTCGGCGAGTTCGTCTCCGAATACGAAGAGCCCGCCGTCGTCGCCTCCTCGCTCACCGCCGCCTACCTCGTCGGCGCCGACCCGGACGTCTCGCGGATGATTCTCGTCTGTCCGACCGAACGCGGCGGCCCCGACCCGATGCAGTGGCTCCGCGAACTGATTCGGGCACCGCTCGTCGGCGAGGCCGTCTTCAACCTCCTCGGCTCGAAGCCGTCCATCCGCTACTTCAACGCCGACCACGGCTACGCCGACCCCTCACGCGTCTCCGAGGAGTGGATGGACTACGAGTGGCGCACCGCCCACCAGCCGAACGCGCGGTTCGCGCCGGCGTCGTTCATCAGCGGCTACCTCAACTCCGAGGTGGACTTCGAGTCCGCGCTGACGGAGACGGACGTGCCCGTGACGCTCGTCTGGGGTCGGGAGTCCGACCTCGTCCCCCTGAAGGACGGCCGCGAACTCGCGGAGGCGGCCGACTGCAAACTCGTCGTCTTCGACGACGCGAAACTCCTGCCGCACGTGGAGTTCCCCGAGCAGTTCCTCTCGACCGTTCGGGAAGAGATGGGCGTATCCGCGTAG
- the meaB gene encoding methylmalonyl Co-A mutase-associated GTPase MeaB yields MSHAEDRGETRTDELVSDLLDGKHRALARAITKIENRSPGYRELVSRLHAHTGDADVIGITGSPGAGKSTLVDKLAKAYREEGLTVGVIAVDPSSPYTGGAVLGDRIRMASNVGDMDVFFRSMSARGQLGGLSTATSDAVKALDAFGKDKILVETVGAGQNEVDVVRTADTVTVLVQPGSGDDVQMLKAGILEIGDVFVVNKADMDGVNRTVAELEEMIHLRDNPGATLDSGHRGAGHHGVDAGLPDDVSGHGGADGSANGERGHGDGADGDGESDGADSAEWEPAVVETVATSGDGVDELVETLAAHADYLAESGMREEKARSRYAEEIRQLLRNDANALLKEELDRRGGAESLAEAVAARETDPYAVADEVFEPLRDCVESKREGE; encoded by the coding sequence ATGAGCCACGCCGAAGACCGAGGCGAGACGCGCACGGACGAACTCGTCTCGGACCTCCTCGACGGCAAGCACCGCGCCCTCGCGCGGGCCATCACGAAGATAGAGAACCGGAGTCCGGGCTACCGGGAGTTGGTCTCCCGCCTCCACGCGCACACCGGCGACGCGGACGTCATCGGAATCACGGGCAGTCCCGGCGCGGGCAAATCCACCCTGGTGGACAAACTGGCGAAGGCCTACCGGGAGGAGGGTCTCACCGTCGGCGTCATCGCCGTCGACCCCTCCTCGCCGTACACCGGCGGGGCCGTCCTCGGCGACCGCATCCGCATGGCCTCGAACGTGGGCGACATGGACGTGTTCTTCCGGTCGATGAGCGCCCGCGGCCAACTCGGCGGCCTCTCGACGGCCACCTCGGACGCGGTGAAGGCGCTGGACGCGTTCGGCAAGGACAAGATACTCGTCGAGACGGTGGGCGCCGGCCAGAACGAGGTGGACGTCGTCCGCACCGCCGACACCGTCACCGTTCTCGTCCAACCGGGCAGCGGCGACGACGTGCAGATGCTGAAGGCCGGAATCCTCGAAATCGGCGACGTGTTCGTCGTCAACAAGGCCGACATGGACGGCGTGAACCGAACGGTGGCCGAGTTAGAGGAGATGATACACCTGCGCGACAACCCCGGTGCGACGCTCGATTCGGGCCATCGTGGCGCGGGTCACCACGGCGTCGACGCGGGCCTCCCGGACGACGTCTCCGGGCACGGCGGGGCGGACGGGAGCGCGAACGGCGAACGCGGACACGGCGACGGCGCGGACGGAGACGGGGAGTCGGACGGCGCCGACAGCGCCGAGTGGGAACCGGCCGTCGTGGAGACGGTGGCGACCAGCGGCGACGGCGTCGACGAACTCGTGGAGACGCTGGCCGCCCACGCCGACTACCTCGCCGAGTCGGGGATGCGCGAGGAGAAGGCCCGCTCCCGGTACGCCGAGGAGATTCGACAACTGCTCCGCAACGACGCGAACGCGCTGTTGAAGGAGGAACTCGACCGACGCGGCGGCGCGGAGTCGCTGGCCGAGGCCGTCGCCGCCCGCGAGACGGACCCGTACGCCGTCGCCGACGAGGTGTTCGAACCCCTCCGCGACTGCGTCGAGTCGAAGCGAGAGGGGGAGTGA
- a CDS encoding cobalamin B12-binding domain-containing protein: MSADAERGQQQRTVRCLIAKVGLDGHDRGAHVIARAFRDAGFEVVYSGLHRAPEEIVQAAVQEDVDVLGISILSGAHNTLVPKIIDGLKEYDAFEDTLILVGGIVPDEDRPKLKEMGVSEVFGPGTPMKETIEFVRNNAPRRD, from the coding sequence ATGAGCGCCGACGCCGAACGCGGTCAACAACAGCGAACCGTCCGTTGTCTCATCGCCAAGGTCGGACTGGACGGCCACGACAGGGGGGCGCACGTCATCGCGCGCGCCTTCCGCGACGCCGGGTTCGAGGTCGTCTACTCCGGTCTCCACCGGGCGCCCGAGGAGATTGTGCAGGCCGCCGTGCAGGAGGACGTCGACGTGTTGGGTATCTCCATCCTCTCGGGGGCGCACAACACCCTCGTACCCAAGATTATCGACGGTCTGAAGGAGTACGACGCGTTCGAGGACACCCTCATCCTCGTCGGCGGCATCGTCCCGGACGAGGACCGCCCGAAACTGAAGGAGATGGGCGTCTCCGAGGTGTTCGGCCCCGGCACGCCGATGAAAGAGACCATCGAGTTCGTCCGGAACAACGCGCCCCGCCGCGACTGA
- a CDS encoding GAF domain-containing protein, with protein MVLPDSPDESEYSALVESFRAALGAQIIVRQGRTATEYVYELGPTIDCAVSLCDDDDLVESLVDAANGVPIVVYGETRVPGVDEVVCPTNGIESFTRRVAAVVEEDLRESELVDANKKLTALSVHASAITGCESVSEVCEETLDAAIEALAFTFCTVALVEDDRIVPRASTLPPEDENSCRVSEGIAGRTYRTRETQIVGDITADADALFSPTRRSTVSVPLGPYGVVQVVSDSHCAFDEHDAEFLEILAGYTTEALARLDRETALRAERDRLHAFFDNLPVPAVYVEEETPDGRVRCEVNRAYEETFQRGPNRSNPSVEAAFPNETERRLFADHLWSGDAVAAEVDRETVEGDCKTLELTIVPVPSSGPVGSAYGVYNRDSPRLSARSELS; from the coding sequence GTGGTGTTGCCCGATTCGCCGGACGAGAGCGAGTACTCCGCACTCGTCGAGTCGTTTCGGGCGGCGCTCGGAGCGCAGATCATCGTTCGACAGGGGCGGACGGCGACCGAGTACGTGTACGAACTGGGGCCGACCATCGACTGCGCCGTCTCGCTCTGTGACGACGACGACCTGGTCGAGTCGCTGGTGGACGCCGCCAACGGCGTTCCGATCGTCGTGTACGGCGAGACGCGGGTGCCGGGCGTCGACGAGGTCGTCTGCCCGACGAACGGCATCGAGTCGTTCACGCGGCGCGTCGCCGCCGTCGTCGAGGAGGACCTCCGCGAGAGCGAACTCGTCGACGCGAACAAGAAACTGACCGCGCTGAGCGTCCACGCCAGCGCCATCACCGGCTGCGAGTCGGTCTCGGAGGTGTGCGAAGAGACGCTCGACGCCGCCATCGAAGCGCTCGCGTTCACGTTCTGTACGGTCGCGCTGGTCGAGGACGACCGCATCGTCCCGCGCGCGTCGACGCTTCCACCCGAAGACGAGAATAGCTGCCGCGTCAGCGAGGGTATCGCCGGGCGGACCTACCGGACGCGCGAGACGCAGATCGTCGGCGACATCACTGCCGACGCGGACGCCCTCTTCTCGCCGACCCGGCGGTCGACGGTGAGCGTCCCGCTGGGGCCGTACGGCGTCGTCCAAGTCGTCTCCGACTCGCACTGCGCCTTCGACGAACACGACGCCGAGTTCCTCGAAATCCTCGCCGGCTACACGACCGAGGCGCTGGCGCGCCTCGACCGCGAGACGGCGCTCCGGGCGGAGCGCGACCGGCTTCACGCCTTCTTCGACAACCTCCCCGTGCCCGCCGTCTACGTCGAGGAGGAGACGCCGGACGGCCGCGTCCGCTGCGAGGTGAACCGCGCCTACGAGGAGACGTTCCAGCGGGGGCCGAACCGCTCGAACCCCTCCGTCGAGGCGGCGTTCCCGAACGAGACCGAGCGCCGACTGTTCGCCGACCACCTCTGGTCGGGCGACGCCGTCGCGGCGGAGGTCGACCGCGAGACGGTCGAGGGCGACTGCAAGACGCTCGAACTCACCATCGTTCCCGTTCCGAGTTCGGGGCCCGTCGGGTCGGCGTACGGCGTCTACAACCGCGACAGCCCGCGGCTGTCGGCCCGGTCCGAACTGTCCTAA
- a CDS encoding S9 family peptidase, which translates to MPTHDIERYLNVRSAYGVSFGPDGERLSFLMDTTGVPQVWTVDGPGAWPEQRTFYDERVTFASWSPENPELVFGMDEGGNERQQLHRYDPVTGEIADLTGMPDAKHRWGGWSHDGERFAFTSNRRDESVFDVYVQGRGETGEAAELVREGDGWLTVGGWSPDDSKLIVSEAYSNFDQDVSVLDVTTGETTHLTPHEGTVRFQSASWGPDGENLYLVSDRESDTLDLWRVNVDSGEFSLVAEDDEWEIEGVAVDQESRRVVYSTNVDGYTELAVGELTGKDRIDAYAVPDLPRGVAGGVSFSPDGDRFAVTLTRSSDTTNVYVVDAKTGGAEQWTRAATAGIPRDTFVDPELVRFPTFDGREIPAFFSLPSTDHGDGETPVIVDIHGGPESQRRPSFNAVKQYFLANGYAVFEPNVRGSAGYGKAYGHLDDVENRMDSVADIEAGVEWLHDHPAVDPDRIVAMGGSYGGFMVLAAMTEYPDLWAAGVDIVGIANFVTFLENTGDWRRELREAEYGSLEDDREFLESISPINNVEKIRAPLFVLHGENDPRVPVGEAHQIVEKAGEHVPVRELIFADEGHGFTKRENRIEAYEAIVGFLDEHV; encoded by the coding sequence ATGCCGACCCACGACATCGAGCGGTACCTGAACGTTCGGAGCGCCTACGGCGTCTCCTTCGGCCCCGACGGCGAACGGCTCTCCTTCCTCATGGACACCACGGGCGTCCCGCAGGTGTGGACTGTCGACGGCCCCGGCGCGTGGCCCGAACAGCGGACGTTCTACGACGAACGGGTGACGTTCGCCTCGTGGTCGCCGGAAAATCCCGAACTCGTCTTCGGGATGGACGAGGGGGGCAACGAGCGCCAGCAACTCCACCGCTACGACCCCGTGACGGGGGAGATAGCCGACCTCACGGGGATGCCCGACGCGAAGCACCGCTGGGGCGGATGGAGCCACGACGGCGAGCGCTTCGCGTTCACCTCGAATCGACGGGACGAGTCCGTGTTCGACGTCTACGTGCAGGGCCGCGGGGAGACGGGCGAGGCGGCCGAACTCGTCCGCGAGGGCGACGGGTGGCTGACGGTCGGCGGGTGGTCGCCGGACGACTCGAAGCTCATCGTCTCGGAGGCGTACTCGAACTTCGACCAGGACGTCTCCGTCCTCGACGTGACGACGGGCGAGACGACGCACCTCACGCCGCACGAGGGGACGGTCCGCTTCCAGAGCGCCTCGTGGGGACCGGACGGGGAGAACCTGTATCTCGTCTCCGACCGCGAGAGCGACACGCTCGACCTCTGGCGAGTGAACGTCGACTCCGGCGAGTTCTCCCTGGTCGCAGAGGACGACGAGTGGGAGATAGAGGGCGTCGCCGTCGACCAGGAGTCCCGGCGGGTCGTCTACTCCACGAACGTCGACGGCTACACCGAACTCGCCGTCGGCGAACTCACCGGAAAGGACCGAATCGACGCGTACGCCGTCCCGGACCTGCCGCGCGGCGTCGCCGGCGGCGTCTCCTTCTCGCCCGACGGCGACCGCTTCGCCGTCACCCTGACGAGGAGTTCCGACACGACGAACGTCTACGTCGTGGACGCGAAGACGGGCGGGGCCGAGCAGTGGACGCGCGCGGCCACCGCGGGCATCCCCCGCGACACGTTCGTCGACCCCGAACTCGTCCGCTTCCCGACGTTCGACGGCCGAGAGATACCCGCGTTCTTCTCGCTTCCGAGCACCGACCACGGCGACGGCGAGACGCCGGTCATCGTCGACATCCACGGCGGCCCCGAGTCCCAGCGCCGCCCGTCGTTCAACGCCGTCAAGCAGTATTTCCTCGCCAACGGCTACGCCGTCTTCGAACCGAACGTCCGCGGGTCCGCCGGCTACGGCAAGGCGTACGGCCACCTCGACGACGTGGAGAACCGGATGGATTCGGTCGCCGATATCGAGGCGGGCGTGGAGTGGCTTCACGACCACCCGGCGGTCGACCCCGACCGAATCGTCGCCATGGGAGGGTCCTACGGCGGGTTCATGGTGCTCGCGGCGATGACGGAGTACCCCGACCTGTGGGCCGCCGGCGTCGACATCGTCGGCATCGCCAACTTCGTCACCTTCCTCGAGAACACCGGCGACTGGCGGCGCGAACTCCGCGAGGCCGAGTACGGGTCCTTGGAGGACGACCGGGAGTTCCTCGAATCCATCTCGCCCATCAACAACGTCGAGAAGATACGCGCACCGCTGTTCGTCCTGCACGGCGAGAACGACCCCCGCGTCCCCGTCGGCGAGGCCCACCAAATCGTCGAGAAGGCGGGCGAACACGTCCCCGTCCGCGAACTCATCTTCGCCGACGAGGGCCACGGGTTTACCAAACGCGAGAACCGCATCGAAGCCTACGAGGCCATCGTCGGATTCCTGGACGAACACGTCTGA